One genomic segment of Epinephelus fuscoguttatus linkage group LG19, E.fuscoguttatus.final_Chr_v1 includes these proteins:
- the mrtfbb gene encoding myocardin-related transcription factor B isoform X1, with protein MGLQTWPPSKPPLSSMACLDVETPSICRGKFKSVLQLCLQQRRSREQLVEQGIMPPLKTPAAFHEQIRSLERARTGSFLKHKLCSRPERSELVRMHILQETQAEPSLQATQMKLKRARLADDLNEKISQRPGPMELVEKNILPVDSVVKEDNDGEESKRSKPPDIYNFDEDSSDVISPQQPASQQSPSSTSASPRESGATETTSTSSNLNSPIQHSPTPNTQSTSDVVSLICEQQSKQQASTPQPVTTVVPSVTLGPLLVKQSLPKPAGDKSRSKKSKEPKPRVKKLKYHQYIPPDQKQELNEVLMDSAYARLLQQQQQFLQLQILNQQQQQQYSYQAVLPATLKPTTEVQTSCSTVVLNGNTASAPVQARHTQTNRKPDHLPANLDEMKVAELKMELKLRSLPVSGTKTDLIERLKLYQENSNIQTIEATAATAASQSENTKLTPPVSPIASKVSSLGIEDNSMADSPTKHSDALSPTHTAPCVNSPQRAPQEECPTETRSYAKDSEKDKRLHEKERQIKELMRKLEQEQKLVEELKMQLEVEKRSQQGDSPPQLSPLAPIQVKEENRTASTCSASCSSPSLPVLIKQEEVADQCHLAAHNQFIISHQAIKQPESLQPVQAGAQILLPASCPASAVTIQLPANSIKLHTTVSSAAPGLIQTSGQVPQKIEASAALQQQCSNQTQPPTKTWRMGSTGQSLLNTFPVSGCPVGASSSQAGPKDPATKSPCTSQPSLILPKFTNHVSKCKDPPRYEDAVKQTRSMLTAVQGPTAASQQMDDLFDVLIESGEISPFIRQDPPSLDKPLPVTASVTTLPINTVLSRPPPVVQVAQLPSTQLNPSASLAALTSDAQLETLLGAHTEPQSSLKLMEELHSPVDTMEVDFNKSTSPSALNLQSSNMDNMDWLDFTLSVPAEGANPLDMSTPVGVFSSDFLDSHELHLNWV; from the exons TCCTCCAGCTCTGTCTGCAGCAGAGGAGAAGTCGGGAGCAGCTTGTGGAGCAAGGCATCATGCCGC CCCTGAAAACGCCTGCTGCCTTTCATGAGCAGATCCGCAGCCTGGAGAGAGCCAGG aCTGGGAGCTTCTTAAAGCACAAACTCTGCAGCAGGCCTGAGCGCTCTGAGCTCGTCCGTATGCACATCCTACAAG AGACGCAGGCCGAACCCTCCCTGCAGGCCACACAGATGAAGCTGAAGAGGGCCAGACTGGCTGATGATCTCAATGAGAAGATCTCCCAGCGGCCTGGACCCATGGAGCTGGTGGAGAAGAACATCCTGCCTGTGGACTCTGTTGTAAAAGAAGACAATGATG GTGAAGAGTCAAAACGCTCTAAGCCTCCAGATATTTACAACTTCGATGAAGACAGCAGTGATGTCATATCACCACAACAGCCTGCCAGCCAACAATCTCCCAGCTCTACCTCCGCCTCTCCAAGGGAGTCTGGAGCGACTGAGACCACTTCTACTTCTTCTAACTTAAACTCCCCCATACAG CACTCCCCAACACCTAACACACAGTCCACATCAGACGTGGTCAGCCTCATCTGTGAGCAACAAAGCAAGCAACAAGCATCTACACCTCAGCCAGTCACCACTGTTGTCCCCAGTGTCACACTGGGGCCACTTCTGGTGAAG CAAAGCCTGCCCAAGCCAGCCGGCGATAAAAGCCGCAGCAAAAAGAGCAAAGAGCCCAAACCACGGGTgaaaaagttaaagtaccatCAGTACATCCCCCCGGACCAAAAGCAGGAGCTCAATGAAGTGCTGATGGACTCGGCTTACGCTcgcctcctgcagcagcagcagcagttcctGCAGCTTCAGATCctaaatcagcagcagcagcagcagtacagctACCAGGCCGTCCTGCCCGCCACACTCAA ACCAACAACTGAGGTACAAACCAGCTGTTCCACTGTTGTTCTAAATGGAAACACTGCGTCTGCTCCTGTGCAGGCCCGGCACACTCAGACGAACCGCAAACCGGATCATTTACCAGCTAATCTGGATGAGATGAAG GTTGCCGAGCTGAAGATGGAACTAAAACTCAGATCTTTGCCTGTTTCTGGGACTAAGACAGATCTGATAGAGAGACTGAAGCTGTATCAGGAGAACTCTAACATCCAGACTATTGAGGCAACAGCCGCCACAGCAGCCTCACAGTCAGAAAACACAAAGTTAACACCTCCTGTGTCCCCTATCGCCTCCAAAGTGTCCAGTCTGGGCATAGAGGATAACAGTATGGCGGACAGTCCCACCAAGCATTCAGATGCTCTGTCTCCAACTCACACTGCTCCCTGTGTGAACTCACCACAGAGAGCTCCACAGGAGGAGTGTCCCACTGAAACAAGGTCCTATGCGAAGGACTCTGAGAAGGACAAGCGTCTCCACGAGAAGGAGCGTCAGATCAAGGAGCTAAtgaggaagctggagcaggagCAGAAGCTGGTGGAGGAGCTGAAGATGCAGCTGGAGGTGGAGAAGAGGAGCCAGCAAGGAGATTCTCCACCTCAGCTCAGCCCTCTTGCTCCCATCCAGGTCAAAGAGGAAAATCGGACCGCATCGACCTGCTCAGCGTCCTGTAGCTCTCCCAGTCTGCCAGTGTTGATCAAACAAGAGGAGGTGGCAGATCAGTGCCATTTGGCTGCTCACAATCAGTTCATCATCAGCCACCAGGCTATCAAGCAGCCCGAAAGCCTGCAGCCAGTCCAGGCTGGAGCTCAGATCCTCCTGCCTGCATCCTGTCCTGCCTCAGCAGTCACTATCCAGCTCCCTGCCAACAGCATTAAATTACACACTACTGTTAGCAGTGCAGCCCCAGGCCTCATCCAGACCTCTGGACAGGTGCCACAGAAAATAGAGGCCTCAGCAGCATTACAACAGCAATGCAGCAATCAGACGCAGCCTCCGACAAAG ACTTGGAGGATGGGCAGCACAGGACAAAGCTTACTCAACACATTCCCAGTGAGTGGATGTCCTGTGGGAGCCTCCTCTAGCCAAGCCGGTCCTAAAGATCCTGCAACTAAG TCTCCCTGTACCAGCCAGCCAAGTTTGATCTTGCCAAAATTCACAAACCACGTGTCAAAGTGTAAAGACCCGCCCCGCTATGAGGATGCAGTTAAACAGACACGCAGCATGCTAACAGCTGTTCag GGGCccactgcagccagccagcagATGGACGACTTGTTTGATGTGTTAATTGAGAGTGGTG AGATCTCCCCGTTCATCAGACAGGATCCTCCCAGCCTAGACAAGCCTCTCCCTGTGACAGCCAGTGTAACCACCCTTCCCATCAACACAGTGTTATCCCGCCCTCCACCCGTGGTCCAAGTGGCCCAGCTGCCCTCGACGCAGCTCAACCCCTCGGCCAGCCTGGCGGCCCTGACCTCCGATGCCCAGCTGGAAACCCTCCTGGGTGCTCACACCGAGCCGCAGAGCTCGCTAAAGCTGATGGAGGAGCTACACTCACCTGTGGATACCATGGAGGTGGACTTTAATAAAAGCACATCACCCTCTGCTTTGAACTTGCAAAGCTCCAATATGGACAATATGGATTGGCTGGACTTTACACTGTCTGTGCCAGCAGAGGGGGCCAACCCTTTGGACATGTCAACGCCAGTGGGCGTCTTCTCCTCTGACTTCCTGGACTCGCATGAACTGCACTTGAACTGGGTCTGA
- the mrtfbb gene encoding myocardin-related transcription factor B isoform X2, protein MGLQTWPPSKPPLSSMACLDVETPSICRVLQLCLQQRRSREQLVEQGIMPPLKTPAAFHEQIRSLERARTGSFLKHKLCSRPERSELVRMHILQETQAEPSLQATQMKLKRARLADDLNEKISQRPGPMELVEKNILPVDSVVKEDNDGEESKRSKPPDIYNFDEDSSDVISPQQPASQQSPSSTSASPRESGATETTSTSSNLNSPIQHSPTPNTQSTSDVVSLICEQQSKQQASTPQPVTTVVPSVTLGPLLVKQSLPKPAGDKSRSKKSKEPKPRVKKLKYHQYIPPDQKQELNEVLMDSAYARLLQQQQQFLQLQILNQQQQQQYSYQAVLPATLKPTTEVQTSCSTVVLNGNTASAPVQARHTQTNRKPDHLPANLDEMKVAELKMELKLRSLPVSGTKTDLIERLKLYQENSNIQTIEATAATAASQSENTKLTPPVSPIASKVSSLGIEDNSMADSPTKHSDALSPTHTAPCVNSPQRAPQEECPTETRSYAKDSEKDKRLHEKERQIKELMRKLEQEQKLVEELKMQLEVEKRSQQGDSPPQLSPLAPIQVKEENRTASTCSASCSSPSLPVLIKQEEVADQCHLAAHNQFIISHQAIKQPESLQPVQAGAQILLPASCPASAVTIQLPANSIKLHTTVSSAAPGLIQTSGQVPQKIEASAALQQQCSNQTQPPTKTWRMGSTGQSLLNTFPVSGCPVGASSSQAGPKDPATKSPCTSQPSLILPKFTNHVSKCKDPPRYEDAVKQTRSMLTAVQGPTAASQQMDDLFDVLIESGEISPFIRQDPPSLDKPLPVTASVTTLPINTVLSRPPPVVQVAQLPSTQLNPSASLAALTSDAQLETLLGAHTEPQSSLKLMEELHSPVDTMEVDFNKSTSPSALNLQSSNMDNMDWLDFTLSVPAEGANPLDMSTPVGVFSSDFLDSHELHLNWV, encoded by the exons TCCTCCAGCTCTGTCTGCAGCAGAGGAGAAGTCGGGAGCAGCTTGTGGAGCAAGGCATCATGCCGC CCCTGAAAACGCCTGCTGCCTTTCATGAGCAGATCCGCAGCCTGGAGAGAGCCAGG aCTGGGAGCTTCTTAAAGCACAAACTCTGCAGCAGGCCTGAGCGCTCTGAGCTCGTCCGTATGCACATCCTACAAG AGACGCAGGCCGAACCCTCCCTGCAGGCCACACAGATGAAGCTGAAGAGGGCCAGACTGGCTGATGATCTCAATGAGAAGATCTCCCAGCGGCCTGGACCCATGGAGCTGGTGGAGAAGAACATCCTGCCTGTGGACTCTGTTGTAAAAGAAGACAATGATG GTGAAGAGTCAAAACGCTCTAAGCCTCCAGATATTTACAACTTCGATGAAGACAGCAGTGATGTCATATCACCACAACAGCCTGCCAGCCAACAATCTCCCAGCTCTACCTCCGCCTCTCCAAGGGAGTCTGGAGCGACTGAGACCACTTCTACTTCTTCTAACTTAAACTCCCCCATACAG CACTCCCCAACACCTAACACACAGTCCACATCAGACGTGGTCAGCCTCATCTGTGAGCAACAAAGCAAGCAACAAGCATCTACACCTCAGCCAGTCACCACTGTTGTCCCCAGTGTCACACTGGGGCCACTTCTGGTGAAG CAAAGCCTGCCCAAGCCAGCCGGCGATAAAAGCCGCAGCAAAAAGAGCAAAGAGCCCAAACCACGGGTgaaaaagttaaagtaccatCAGTACATCCCCCCGGACCAAAAGCAGGAGCTCAATGAAGTGCTGATGGACTCGGCTTACGCTcgcctcctgcagcagcagcagcagttcctGCAGCTTCAGATCctaaatcagcagcagcagcagcagtacagctACCAGGCCGTCCTGCCCGCCACACTCAA ACCAACAACTGAGGTACAAACCAGCTGTTCCACTGTTGTTCTAAATGGAAACACTGCGTCTGCTCCTGTGCAGGCCCGGCACACTCAGACGAACCGCAAACCGGATCATTTACCAGCTAATCTGGATGAGATGAAG GTTGCCGAGCTGAAGATGGAACTAAAACTCAGATCTTTGCCTGTTTCTGGGACTAAGACAGATCTGATAGAGAGACTGAAGCTGTATCAGGAGAACTCTAACATCCAGACTATTGAGGCAACAGCCGCCACAGCAGCCTCACAGTCAGAAAACACAAAGTTAACACCTCCTGTGTCCCCTATCGCCTCCAAAGTGTCCAGTCTGGGCATAGAGGATAACAGTATGGCGGACAGTCCCACCAAGCATTCAGATGCTCTGTCTCCAACTCACACTGCTCCCTGTGTGAACTCACCACAGAGAGCTCCACAGGAGGAGTGTCCCACTGAAACAAGGTCCTATGCGAAGGACTCTGAGAAGGACAAGCGTCTCCACGAGAAGGAGCGTCAGATCAAGGAGCTAAtgaggaagctggagcaggagCAGAAGCTGGTGGAGGAGCTGAAGATGCAGCTGGAGGTGGAGAAGAGGAGCCAGCAAGGAGATTCTCCACCTCAGCTCAGCCCTCTTGCTCCCATCCAGGTCAAAGAGGAAAATCGGACCGCATCGACCTGCTCAGCGTCCTGTAGCTCTCCCAGTCTGCCAGTGTTGATCAAACAAGAGGAGGTGGCAGATCAGTGCCATTTGGCTGCTCACAATCAGTTCATCATCAGCCACCAGGCTATCAAGCAGCCCGAAAGCCTGCAGCCAGTCCAGGCTGGAGCTCAGATCCTCCTGCCTGCATCCTGTCCTGCCTCAGCAGTCACTATCCAGCTCCCTGCCAACAGCATTAAATTACACACTACTGTTAGCAGTGCAGCCCCAGGCCTCATCCAGACCTCTGGACAGGTGCCACAGAAAATAGAGGCCTCAGCAGCATTACAACAGCAATGCAGCAATCAGACGCAGCCTCCGACAAAG ACTTGGAGGATGGGCAGCACAGGACAAAGCTTACTCAACACATTCCCAGTGAGTGGATGTCCTGTGGGAGCCTCCTCTAGCCAAGCCGGTCCTAAAGATCCTGCAACTAAG TCTCCCTGTACCAGCCAGCCAAGTTTGATCTTGCCAAAATTCACAAACCACGTGTCAAAGTGTAAAGACCCGCCCCGCTATGAGGATGCAGTTAAACAGACACGCAGCATGCTAACAGCTGTTCag GGGCccactgcagccagccagcagATGGACGACTTGTTTGATGTGTTAATTGAGAGTGGTG AGATCTCCCCGTTCATCAGACAGGATCCTCCCAGCCTAGACAAGCCTCTCCCTGTGACAGCCAGTGTAACCACCCTTCCCATCAACACAGTGTTATCCCGCCCTCCACCCGTGGTCCAAGTGGCCCAGCTGCCCTCGACGCAGCTCAACCCCTCGGCCAGCCTGGCGGCCCTGACCTCCGATGCCCAGCTGGAAACCCTCCTGGGTGCTCACACCGAGCCGCAGAGCTCGCTAAAGCTGATGGAGGAGCTACACTCACCTGTGGATACCATGGAGGTGGACTTTAATAAAAGCACATCACCCTCTGCTTTGAACTTGCAAAGCTCCAATATGGACAATATGGATTGGCTGGACTTTACACTGTCTGTGCCAGCAGAGGGGGCCAACCCTTTGGACATGTCAACGCCAGTGGGCGTCTTCTCCTCTGACTTCCTGGACTCGCATGAACTGCACTTGAACTGGGTCTGA
- the mrtfbb gene encoding myocardin-related transcription factor B isoform X3 — protein MPPLKTPAAFHEQIRSLERARTGSFLKHKLCSRPERSELVRMHILQETQAEPSLQATQMKLKRARLADDLNEKISQRPGPMELVEKNILPVDSVVKEDNDGEESKRSKPPDIYNFDEDSSDVISPQQPASQQSPSSTSASPRESGATETTSTSSNLNSPIQHSPTPNTQSTSDVVSLICEQQSKQQASTPQPVTTVVPSVTLGPLLVKQSLPKPAGDKSRSKKSKEPKPRVKKLKYHQYIPPDQKQELNEVLMDSAYARLLQQQQQFLQLQILNQQQQQQYSYQAVLPATLKPTTEVQTSCSTVVLNGNTASAPVQARHTQTNRKPDHLPANLDEMKVAELKMELKLRSLPVSGTKTDLIERLKLYQENSNIQTIEATAATAASQSENTKLTPPVSPIASKVSSLGIEDNSMADSPTKHSDALSPTHTAPCVNSPQRAPQEECPTETRSYAKDSEKDKRLHEKERQIKELMRKLEQEQKLVEELKMQLEVEKRSQQGDSPPQLSPLAPIQVKEENRTASTCSASCSSPSLPVLIKQEEVADQCHLAAHNQFIISHQAIKQPESLQPVQAGAQILLPASCPASAVTIQLPANSIKLHTTVSSAAPGLIQTSGQVPQKIEASAALQQQCSNQTQPPTKTWRMGSTGQSLLNTFPVSGCPVGASSSQAGPKDPATKSPCTSQPSLILPKFTNHVSKCKDPPRYEDAVKQTRSMLTAVQGPTAASQQMDDLFDVLIESGEISPFIRQDPPSLDKPLPVTASVTTLPINTVLSRPPPVVQVAQLPSTQLNPSASLAALTSDAQLETLLGAHTEPQSSLKLMEELHSPVDTMEVDFNKSTSPSALNLQSSNMDNMDWLDFTLSVPAEGANPLDMSTPVGVFSSDFLDSHELHLNWV, from the exons ATGCCGC CCCTGAAAACGCCTGCTGCCTTTCATGAGCAGATCCGCAGCCTGGAGAGAGCCAGG aCTGGGAGCTTCTTAAAGCACAAACTCTGCAGCAGGCCTGAGCGCTCTGAGCTCGTCCGTATGCACATCCTACAAG AGACGCAGGCCGAACCCTCCCTGCAGGCCACACAGATGAAGCTGAAGAGGGCCAGACTGGCTGATGATCTCAATGAGAAGATCTCCCAGCGGCCTGGACCCATGGAGCTGGTGGAGAAGAACATCCTGCCTGTGGACTCTGTTGTAAAAGAAGACAATGATG GTGAAGAGTCAAAACGCTCTAAGCCTCCAGATATTTACAACTTCGATGAAGACAGCAGTGATGTCATATCACCACAACAGCCTGCCAGCCAACAATCTCCCAGCTCTACCTCCGCCTCTCCAAGGGAGTCTGGAGCGACTGAGACCACTTCTACTTCTTCTAACTTAAACTCCCCCATACAG CACTCCCCAACACCTAACACACAGTCCACATCAGACGTGGTCAGCCTCATCTGTGAGCAACAAAGCAAGCAACAAGCATCTACACCTCAGCCAGTCACCACTGTTGTCCCCAGTGTCACACTGGGGCCACTTCTGGTGAAG CAAAGCCTGCCCAAGCCAGCCGGCGATAAAAGCCGCAGCAAAAAGAGCAAAGAGCCCAAACCACGGGTgaaaaagttaaagtaccatCAGTACATCCCCCCGGACCAAAAGCAGGAGCTCAATGAAGTGCTGATGGACTCGGCTTACGCTcgcctcctgcagcagcagcagcagttcctGCAGCTTCAGATCctaaatcagcagcagcagcagcagtacagctACCAGGCCGTCCTGCCCGCCACACTCAA ACCAACAACTGAGGTACAAACCAGCTGTTCCACTGTTGTTCTAAATGGAAACACTGCGTCTGCTCCTGTGCAGGCCCGGCACACTCAGACGAACCGCAAACCGGATCATTTACCAGCTAATCTGGATGAGATGAAG GTTGCCGAGCTGAAGATGGAACTAAAACTCAGATCTTTGCCTGTTTCTGGGACTAAGACAGATCTGATAGAGAGACTGAAGCTGTATCAGGAGAACTCTAACATCCAGACTATTGAGGCAACAGCCGCCACAGCAGCCTCACAGTCAGAAAACACAAAGTTAACACCTCCTGTGTCCCCTATCGCCTCCAAAGTGTCCAGTCTGGGCATAGAGGATAACAGTATGGCGGACAGTCCCACCAAGCATTCAGATGCTCTGTCTCCAACTCACACTGCTCCCTGTGTGAACTCACCACAGAGAGCTCCACAGGAGGAGTGTCCCACTGAAACAAGGTCCTATGCGAAGGACTCTGAGAAGGACAAGCGTCTCCACGAGAAGGAGCGTCAGATCAAGGAGCTAAtgaggaagctggagcaggagCAGAAGCTGGTGGAGGAGCTGAAGATGCAGCTGGAGGTGGAGAAGAGGAGCCAGCAAGGAGATTCTCCACCTCAGCTCAGCCCTCTTGCTCCCATCCAGGTCAAAGAGGAAAATCGGACCGCATCGACCTGCTCAGCGTCCTGTAGCTCTCCCAGTCTGCCAGTGTTGATCAAACAAGAGGAGGTGGCAGATCAGTGCCATTTGGCTGCTCACAATCAGTTCATCATCAGCCACCAGGCTATCAAGCAGCCCGAAAGCCTGCAGCCAGTCCAGGCTGGAGCTCAGATCCTCCTGCCTGCATCCTGTCCTGCCTCAGCAGTCACTATCCAGCTCCCTGCCAACAGCATTAAATTACACACTACTGTTAGCAGTGCAGCCCCAGGCCTCATCCAGACCTCTGGACAGGTGCCACAGAAAATAGAGGCCTCAGCAGCATTACAACAGCAATGCAGCAATCAGACGCAGCCTCCGACAAAG ACTTGGAGGATGGGCAGCACAGGACAAAGCTTACTCAACACATTCCCAGTGAGTGGATGTCCTGTGGGAGCCTCCTCTAGCCAAGCCGGTCCTAAAGATCCTGCAACTAAG TCTCCCTGTACCAGCCAGCCAAGTTTGATCTTGCCAAAATTCACAAACCACGTGTCAAAGTGTAAAGACCCGCCCCGCTATGAGGATGCAGTTAAACAGACACGCAGCATGCTAACAGCTGTTCag GGGCccactgcagccagccagcagATGGACGACTTGTTTGATGTGTTAATTGAGAGTGGTG AGATCTCCCCGTTCATCAGACAGGATCCTCCCAGCCTAGACAAGCCTCTCCCTGTGACAGCCAGTGTAACCACCCTTCCCATCAACACAGTGTTATCCCGCCCTCCACCCGTGGTCCAAGTGGCCCAGCTGCCCTCGACGCAGCTCAACCCCTCGGCCAGCCTGGCGGCCCTGACCTCCGATGCCCAGCTGGAAACCCTCCTGGGTGCTCACACCGAGCCGCAGAGCTCGCTAAAGCTGATGGAGGAGCTACACTCACCTGTGGATACCATGGAGGTGGACTTTAATAAAAGCACATCACCCTCTGCTTTGAACTTGCAAAGCTCCAATATGGACAATATGGATTGGCTGGACTTTACACTGTCTGTGCCAGCAGAGGGGGCCAACCCTTTGGACATGTCAACGCCAGTGGGCGTCTTCTCCTCTGACTTCCTGGACTCGCATGAACTGCACTTGAACTGGGTCTGA
- the LOC125879668 gene encoding cell death-inducing p53-target protein 1-like, which translates to MISPESELEMIATELKALSIKRQELLERKKMKSIFQELRNRIEFKQTEGEAAYHHETDSIDADLKHLTEKKQKLQESQENIFKDENNTKKEASFTPSEITMPAEPEPKIFYVEPPPNVPAPTVILDMEKLPPCPCRTQCPECKKFIMTETSTSVSSVTWLVCFMTALMGCVAGCCLIPFCVDRCKSTIHKCPNCRTSIRVVKQL; encoded by the exons ATGATTTCCCCAGAAAGCGAGCTGGAGATGATAGCTACAGAGCTGAAAGCTCTTTCAATCAAGAGACAAGAACTtctagaaagaaaaaaaatgaaatccatTTTTCAGGAATTGAGGAATCGGATCGAATTCAAACAAACAG AGGGCGAAGCGGCATATCACCACGAGACTGACAGCATTGATGCTGACCTGAAACACCTAACAGAAAAGAAGCAAAAGCTCCAAGAAAGTCAAGAGAACATCTTCAAAGATGAAAATAATACCAAGAAAG aGGCCAGTTTCACCCCCAGTGAGATCACTATGCCTGCTGAGCCTGAACCCAAAATATTCTATGTTGAGCCTCCACCTAATGTCCCTG CCCCTACAGTGATTCTGGACATGGAAAAACTTCCACCATGTCCATGCAGGACGCAGTGTCCAGAGTGCAAAAAGTTCATCATGACAGAGACCTCTAcctctgtcagctctgtcacCTGGCTGGTGTGTTTCATGACAGCTCTGATGGG CTGCGTGGCTGGCTGTTGCCTCATTCCCTTCTGCGTCGATAGGTGCAAATCTACCATACACAAATGTCCCAACTGTCGAACATCAATCCGAGTTGTTAAACAACTCTGA
- the snrnp25 gene encoding U11/U12 small nuclear ribonucleoprotein 25 kDa protein encodes MMEEQSQDTCVGGVETSVKVEEVEEEKLTEMAALDAEEEDEEALPHSEILDIFEEGLARLVQDPLLCDLPIQVTLEEVNSQIALEYGQAMTVRVLKADGEIMPIVVVQNATVLDLKKAIRRFMELKQQREGGVKHVSWRYVWRTYQLVFQGEKLEDDKMRIKDYGIRNRDEVTFMKRLRKK; translated from the exons ATGATGGAGGAGCAGAGTCAGGACACCTGCGTCGGAGGTGTGGAGACGTCTGTAAAGGTTGAAGAGGTGGAAGAAGAGAAGCTGACAGAGATGGCAGCTTTAGAcgcagaggaggaagatgaggaggctCTTCCTCACTCAGAGATCCTAGATATTTTCGAGGAGGGACTGGCTCGACTGGTGCAGGATCCTTTACTCTGTGATCTGCCAATCCAG GTGACTCTGGAGGAGGTGAATTCTCAGATTGCATTGGAGTACGGCCAGGCGATGACTGTGAGGGTTTTAAAGGCAGATGGCGAGATAATGC CCATAGTGGTGGTGCAAAATGCCACCGTGCTTGACCTGAAGAAAGCCATTCGCAGATTCATGGAGCTGAAACAACAGCGTGAAGGCGGAGTGAAACATGTCAGctg GAGATATGTTTGGAGAACTTATCAGTTGGTGTTTCAGGGGGAAAAGCTCGAGGACGACAAGATGAGGATTAAAGA CTACGGGATCAGGAACAGAGATGAAGTGACGTTCATGAAGAGACTCAGGAAAAAGTGA